A genome region from Candidatus Methanoperedens sp. includes the following:
- a CDS encoding formylmethanofuran dehydrogenase subunit A, whose translation MPGTVVIRNGYVFDPLNEIDGEIKDVFIKNGKIVEEIKGNSLRDAKIIDAKGKTVMPGGVDSHSHVAGAKVNGGRMMCPEDRYKWVTKKTDLTHSGSGNTVPSVYVQGYDYAKMGYTTVFEAAIPPMEARHTHEEMRATPILDMGGYLVLGNNWFIMRYLKEGNIEKAAAYVAWMMKTHKAYGIKCVNPAGVENWGWGVDVTKSLDEPNIHFGITPGEIIHGLAEVNEMLGMPMSLHLHANNLGNPGCWEVTRDSLEITRDVKVECKMDVEWQETKIDPKRKQSVYLAHAQFNSFGGTSWGDFESGAKGLVDYVNKTDHVVIDNGAVPFGPATVMTGDGPAIHHLYQLTGNKWSNKDIELECGSGILSFNYLKANPVHSVEWAIGLELLLMVNDPWKTIMTTDHPNGGPFTRYPQVITWLMSEKARQATFAECHKWAQDRSSLGGVDREMTLYEIAILTRANPARTVGIAHRKGHLSPGADGDVTIYDFDPTKFDVNDYTKITKGFQNAAYTIKDGGVVAQNGEIMSVPQGRTFFSEPHTDDGIEKEMLKDVKQWFKYYTLGFANYPVPDKYIRNPSPVQVNKPIEAIVGR comes from the coding sequence ATGCCTGGTACAGTTGTAATTAGAAATGGGTATGTCTTTGATCCATTGAATGAAATAGACGGGGAAATAAAGGATGTTTTTATAAAAAATGGAAAGATCGTAGAAGAAATAAAAGGCAATAGTTTACGGGATGCAAAGATAATTGATGCGAAAGGTAAAACCGTGATGCCAGGGGGTGTTGATTCGCATTCCCATGTAGCAGGTGCCAAAGTTAACGGCGGAAGGATGATGTGTCCTGAAGACCGCTACAAATGGGTTACAAAGAAAACTGATCTCACCCATAGCGGGAGCGGGAATACCGTGCCTTCGGTGTATGTACAGGGTTATGATTATGCAAAAATGGGATATACCACTGTTTTTGAGGCAGCAATACCTCCGATGGAAGCGCGGCATACCCATGAAGAGATGCGTGCAACCCCGATCCTTGATATGGGCGGGTACCTTGTGCTTGGCAATAACTGGTTCATAATGCGCTACCTGAAAGAAGGGAATATCGAGAAAGCTGCGGCTTACGTTGCCTGGATGATGAAAACGCATAAAGCTTATGGCATAAAATGCGTCAATCCGGCTGGAGTTGAGAACTGGGGCTGGGGAGTGGATGTTACAAAATCCCTTGACGAGCCAAACATACATTTTGGGATCACACCCGGGGAAATTATCCACGGGCTTGCAGAAGTGAATGAAATGCTTGGAATGCCAATGTCGCTGCACCTTCATGCCAACAACCTGGGAAATCCCGGATGCTGGGAGGTAACAAGAGATTCCCTTGAAATAACACGCGATGTTAAGGTGGAGTGCAAAATGGATGTGGAATGGCAAGAGACAAAAATCGACCCAAAGAGAAAACAGAGCGTATATCTGGCGCATGCCCAGTTCAATTCTTTTGGCGGCACATCATGGGGGGATTTTGAGTCAGGAGCAAAAGGCCTGGTAGATTATGTAAATAAAACCGATCATGTGGTTATTGATAATGGGGCAGTACCATTCGGGCCAGCAACCGTAATGACAGGAGACGGGCCAGCCATACATCATCTCTACCAGCTTACAGGCAACAAGTGGTCTAATAAAGATATTGAGCTTGAATGCGGTTCAGGTATACTTTCATTCAATTACCTGAAAGCAAATCCTGTTCACAGCGTTGAATGGGCGATCGGCTTAGAGCTTTTGCTTATGGTCAATGATCCATGGAAGACCATTATGACCACAGACCACCCCAACGGAGGGCCTTTTACCAGGTACCCGCAGGTGATCACATGGCTCATGTCAGAGAAAGCAAGGCAAGCCACTTTTGCAGAATGTCACAAGTGGGCGCAGGACAGGAGCAGCCTTGGCGGTGTAGATCGCGAAATGACTCTGTACGAAATAGCGATCCTGACACGTGCAAATCCAGCGAGGACTGTGGGAATAGCACACAGGAAAGGGCATCTCAGTCCGGGAGCTGATGGGGATGTAACCATATATGATTTCGATCCGACGAAATTCGATGTGAACGATTATACAAAGATCACGAAAGGATTCCAGAATGCCGCTTACACTATAAAGGACGGCGGGGTTGTGGCGCAAAACGGAGAGATAATGTCGGTTCCACAGGGCAGGACATTCTTCAGTGAACCGCATACAGACGACGGGATTGAGAAAGAAATGCTAAAAGATGTTAAACAATGGTTCAAGTACTATACTCTGGGCTTTGCGAATTACCCTGTGCCTGATAAGTATATTCGCAACCCTTCGCCTGTGCAGGTAAATAAACCCATTGAAGCGATCGTGGGAAGGTGA
- a CDS encoding chemotaxis protein CheB produces MINSVWILTRKWKMGQFNIVAIGSSAGGLKALSTVLSGLSGDLPVAVLVVQHLEPRHKSLMAEILQRNCKMKVKEAEHGEDLNINAVYIAPPNKHMLANDGKIVLTSTAFVHFVRPSIDLLFESVAADFGDRSIGVILTGTGSDGSMGIRAIKERGGTTIASDEKTSEFFGMPQAAIATGAVDFILPLQDIAHAIEVLVRGE; encoded by the coding sequence ATGATAAATTCTGTCTGGATTCTGACCAGGAAGTGGAAAATGGGGCAATTTAATATTGTCGCGATAGGTTCATCTGCAGGAGGGCTCAAAGCACTATCAACTGTTTTATCAGGTTTGTCTGGAGACCTGCCTGTTGCTGTACTCGTTGTCCAGCATCTTGAACCAAGGCATAAGAGCCTGATGGCTGAGATATTGCAGCGGAACTGCAAGATGAAGGTAAAGGAGGCCGAGCACGGGGAGGATCTAAATATCAATGCTGTATACATTGCGCCGCCGAACAAGCATATGCTTGCAAACGACGGGAAAATAGTGCTAACCTCCACCGCATTCGTGCATTTCGTCCGCCCTTCGATAGACCTCCTGTTCGAATCTGTGGCAGCTGATTTTGGTGACAGGTCTATAGGCGTTATCCTGACAGGGACAGGGTCTGATGGTTCGATGGGTATCCGGGCTATAAAAGAAAGAGGAGGGACAACGATCGCCTCGGATGAGAAAACATCCGAATTCTTCGGGATGCCCCAGGCAGCTATTGCCACAGGTGCGGTGGACTTTATCCTGCCGCTCCAGGATATAGCTCATGCCATAGAGGTTCTGGTAAGGGGTGAATAG
- a CDS encoding formylmethanofuran dehydrogenase → MENVLKKITDPYLLFQIERVSSFHGYLSTGAFIGIQMLNIAKRVLDADPGEQLYVTCETYNCLPDPFQVLAGCTIGNKKLKIKDHGKMAVIVNKKADVDKKPVRSVRIMLDPAKTAQYPRLHEWYMKLCKVPHEEAISILIDAREGVYTYDIMDIELQEKPEKRITLCINCGESFVKKNDGAKDEALCLSCMENNGVLRSKI, encoded by the coding sequence ATGGAAAATGTTTTAAAAAAAATCACCGATCCCTATCTTCTTTTCCAGATAGAGCGGGTAAGTTCATTTCATGGATACTTAAGCACCGGAGCATTCATCGGCATCCAGATGCTCAACATTGCAAAAAGGGTGCTTGATGCTGATCCTGGAGAGCAGCTCTATGTCACCTGTGAAACGTACAACTGCCTTCCTGACCCGTTCCAGGTCCTTGCAGGATGCACTATCGGGAACAAGAAATTGAAGATCAAGGATCATGGAAAGATGGCTGTGATAGTTAACAAGAAAGCAGATGTTGATAAGAAACCTGTCAGAAGTGTCAGGATAATGCTTGATCCTGCAAAAACCGCACAATATCCCAGGCTGCATGAGTGGTACATGAAACTATGCAAAGTTCCTCATGAGGAAGCGATATCCATCCTGATAGATGCCAGGGAAGGTGTCTACACATATGATATTATGGACATCGAATTGCAGGAAAAACCTGAAAAACGCATAACTCTTTGCATTAATTGCGGTGAGAGTTTTGTTAAGAAAAACGATGGGGCAAAAGATGAGGCTTTATGCCTTTCGTGTATGGAAAATAATGGAGTTTTAAGGAGTAAAATATGA
- a CDS encoding 4Fe-4S dicluster domain-containing protein gives MKEVIFQTKEDKTLVYLPEKCIGCATCTMICPKEDIVIGSVGAVARGLINKDFLSKGGGGCTICSMCSKVCPTGALEVRKAGKAEIDNSYLYGALKPTLVNEKCVKCGMCEEVCPQECIEVQNRKLSQDANLRMDGKTIIDLKSCVHCGWCAQICPVEAITMEKPFSGEFSRDENVCQACRTCVDTCPCNALFNKEWKAGERIEKVTHRKDACIYCGACSVACPVGAITVKKTAILPDMNKKQIFEKKLTAQPTPRPLLTSTLITDEEACLGCGNCIIACPVNSLSDPYLAAGHLNELDTKPLLEVENGKVKVVDQEVCGSCATCSLICPTEAIRLEKKEVA, from the coding sequence ATGAAAGAGGTTATATTTCAAACGAAGGAAGATAAGACACTGGTATATCTTCCGGAAAAGTGTATAGGATGTGCTACATGTACGATGATCTGCCCGAAAGAAGATATCGTGATTGGCTCTGTGGGGGCGGTGGCGCGGGGTCTTATCAATAAGGACTTCCTTTCGAAAGGAGGCGGAGGATGCACAATATGCAGCATGTGTTCGAAGGTATGCCCGACTGGCGCACTTGAAGTGAGAAAAGCTGGCAAAGCCGAGATTGATAACTCTTATCTATATGGCGCATTGAAACCCACGCTTGTCAATGAAAAATGTGTGAAATGCGGGATGTGCGAAGAAGTATGCCCTCAGGAGTGCATAGAAGTTCAAAATCGCAAACTTTCGCAGGATGCAAATCTACGCATGGATGGCAAAACCATCATCGATCTGAAAAGCTGCGTGCACTGCGGATGGTGCGCCCAGATATGCCCTGTTGAAGCCATAACAATGGAAAAACCCTTTTCAGGCGAATTCTCGCGTGATGAGAATGTGTGCCAGGCGTGCCGCACATGTGTGGATACCTGTCCCTGCAATGCCCTGTTCAACAAGGAGTGGAAGGCCGGCGAGAGGATTGAGAAAGTGACACACAGGAAGGATGCTTGCATATACTGCGGCGCATGCTCTGTAGCCTGTCCTGTGGGAGCAATAACAGTAAAGAAGACTGCAATACTACCTGACATGAACAAAAAGCAGATATTTGAGAAAAAGCTTACAGCGCAGCCCACTCCAAGACCTTTGCTGACCTCGACACTTATCACTGATGAAGAAGCATGCCTTGGCTGTGGCAATTGCATTATCGCCTGTCCTGTTAACTCCCTGTCGGACCCATATCTTGCAGCAGGCCATCTCAATGAACTCGATACGAAACCCCTGCTTGAGGTTGAGAACGGAAAAGTGAAAGTTGTTGATCAGGAAGTATGCGGTTCGTGTGCCACATGCAGCCTGATTTGCCCCACAGAGGCTATACGGCTTGAGAAAAAGGAGGTGGCGTAA
- a CDS encoding formylmethanofuran dehydrogenase, with the protein MRLRVLLNSGSTINEGRLAKGGDKLSPEYQKECAVAVIHPRIFKELGCPERIKVISNDETREVVVTAKCEDSVAEEMIFMPRAIWANVVVEPETFSTGSPLYKGSPVFIEATEEEVRTSEDIVLKVYAGRR; encoded by the coding sequence ATGAGACTCCGGGTATTATTGAATTCAGGAAGCACGATAAATGAAGGAAGGCTTGCCAAAGGAGGAGACAAGCTTTCACCGGAATACCAGAAGGAATGCGCTGTGGCAGTGATTCATCCCAGGATATTCAAAGAACTGGGCTGTCCTGAAAGGATAAAAGTGATTTCAAATGATGAAACCCGTGAAGTCGTTGTCACTGCAAAGTGCGAAGATTCTGTAGCAGAAGAGATGATATTCATGCCAAGAGCGATATGGGCTAATGTGGTGGTGGAACCTGAGACCTTCTCGACAGGTTCTCCTCTGTATAAAGGAAGTCCGGTGTTCATAGAAGCCACGGAGGAAGAAGTGAGAACTTCAGAGGATATCGTATTAAAAGTCTATGCAGGAAGGAGATAA
- a CDS encoding nucleoside recognition protein gives MLIDAFYLSVDYLLTIIPVMVIGVVAAEFLVEIGWIHKIGFMVSPLTRFAHLREECSISFITAFGSPAASNSMLKKLYDDGLIERKELIVASLINSFPSIIMHWRTLLPVFIPLLGMAGMIYLGILTAVGLLRTLVTLLIGRFLLSEKQYVPNNIIHQPHSFSKSLKMSFEKSRKTIYRIITMTVPVTILVFVMIDAGFFEVLASFLKEHAVFVPVPGEALPIIAAQFTANIAAYTIAGNLLSTGILNTKEIVVSLLVGKILSSIMSIRILIPYYVGIFGSKLGTQIMIYSALLREGILIIATVMLAMFWQG, from the coding sequence ATGCTCATTGATGCTTTTTACCTGTCTGTTGATTATCTTCTTACTATAATTCCGGTAATGGTGATAGGAGTTGTAGCAGCGGAATTCCTGGTAGAGATCGGCTGGATACACAAGATAGGCTTTATGGTTTCACCATTGACAAGATTTGCACATTTGCGCGAAGAATGCAGCATAAGTTTCATCACAGCATTCGGTTCTCCGGCTGCATCCAATTCGATGCTCAAAAAATTATATGATGATGGACTTATCGAACGAAAAGAGCTGATTGTAGCTTCATTGATAAATTCGTTTCCATCCATAATAATGCACTGGAGAACGCTGTTGCCGGTTTTTATTCCTCTTCTCGGAATGGCAGGAATGATCTACCTGGGAATTCTCACTGCTGTCGGCCTCTTAAGGACGCTTGTCACTTTATTGATCGGACGTTTCCTGCTGAGTGAGAAGCAGTATGTACCGAATAATATAATCCATCAACCGCATTCGTTTTCAAAATCCTTAAAAATGAGTTTTGAAAAGTCGAGAAAAACAATATACAGGATTATTACAATGACCGTTCCGGTCACAATACTTGTTTTCGTCATGATCGATGCAGGATTTTTCGAAGTGCTGGCATCTTTCTTAAAAGAACATGCTGTTTTCGTGCCTGTTCCGGGAGAAGCACTACCGATAATAGCCGCACAATTTACAGCCAATATTGCAGCATATACCATTGCCGGAAACCTGTTATCTACAGGAATACTTAACACGAAAGAAATAGTAGTGTCTTTACTTGTTGGAAAGATCCTTTCAAGCATTATGAGTATAAGAATCCTGATCCCATATTATGTGGGAATATTCGGCTCAAAACTTGGAACACAAATTATGATCTATTCTGCATTACTCAGGGAGGGAATATTGATCATTGCTACTGTTATGCTTGCGATGTTCTGGCAGGGCTGA
- a CDS encoding tungsten ABC transporter substrate-binding protein translates to MKNLFAHILLALVLMSLFAGCVQQAPAGNTTTPSSTISTVSAPQKLRLATTTSTCDTGLLDVFNKRFEKENNVNISTICEGTGKAIATGELGAADVLMVHAVQSELKAVANGSFINRTYMMYNYFVIIGPENDPAGIKDASNATDAFRKIAAKQAPFISRGDESGTHVMEKSIWKAANITPAGTWYQSVGKGMGDTITTADIKNGYTLSDRGTYLAMKDKIKLKILFESDLKYLFNPYHVMAVNPAKFPNVKYDLAMKYINYATSPEGQDIIRNYGKDEFGEALFVPEEDAGNVTSP, encoded by the coding sequence ATGAAAAATCTATTTGCACACATATTATTAGCATTGGTTTTAATGTCGTTATTTGCCGGATGTGTCCAGCAGGCACCGGCCGGGAATACAACAACTCCATCATCAACAATATCCACAGTATCTGCCCCGCAGAAGCTGCGTCTGGCTACTACAACTTCAACCTGCGATACCGGATTACTCGATGTATTTAACAAAAGGTTCGAGAAAGAAAATAATGTAAATATATCAACGATATGCGAGGGCACAGGAAAAGCAATAGCTACAGGCGAACTCGGAGCAGCAGACGTTCTGATGGTGCATGCAGTCCAGTCCGAATTAAAAGCTGTCGCCAACGGCAGTTTCATCAACCGCACTTATATGATGTACAATTATTTCGTGATAATCGGACCTGAGAACGACCCGGCAGGGATAAAAGATGCCAGCAATGCTACTGATGCTTTTCGTAAAATCGCAGCAAAACAGGCTCCTTTTATTTCCCGTGGTGATGAGTCAGGCACTCACGTAATGGAAAAATCAATCTGGAAAGCCGCCAATATCACACCTGCAGGAACTTGGTACCAGTCAGTGGGCAAAGGCATGGGAGACACGATCACAACCGCTGACATCAAGAATGGTTATACACTCTCGGACAGGGGAACATATCTTGCAATGAAGGATAAAATAAAATTGAAGATTCTTTTCGAATCTGACCTGAAATACCTTTTCAATCCATATCATGTCATGGCTGTGAACCCTGCCAAATTCCCGAATGTGAAATACGACCTTGCCATGAAGTATATCAATTATGCGACATCTCCGGAAGGACAGGATATAATAAGGAATTATGGCAAGGATGAATTCGGGGAGGCGCTATTCGTGCCTGAGGAAGATGCCGGGAATGTAACAAGTCCCTGA
- a CDS encoding formylmethanofuran dehydrogenase subunit C: MNEVILRPKGSIDIMVEAEVINPDIFAGKTKGEIGQLIVWQGSKQLSLSEFFDVDGSARAAADMKIIIEGDVSRVKHIGHGMKAGEIVIDGSAGMHVGSEMIGGSILVKGNAGSWAGMEMKGGTLHITGNTGDHVGCAYRGSWRGMNGGKIIIDGSAKSQLGGGMSGGEIHVGGNVENFAGIRMNSGLIVVKGDAIRGAGAQMSGGTFVVCGKIRQFSPGFDYMGTEKNPKIGETVLSGEFGKFTGDFAISKNPKGILFTSEEANEGVGK; encoded by the coding sequence ATGAACGAAGTAATACTGAGGCCAAAAGGCAGCATCGATATAATGGTTGAGGCAGAGGTCATTAACCCGGATATCTTTGCGGGAAAGACAAAGGGTGAAATTGGACAGTTGATCGTCTGGCAGGGATCAAAACAACTCTCTCTTTCCGAATTCTTTGATGTTGATGGGAGCGCGAGAGCTGCCGCAGATATGAAGATCATTATCGAAGGCGATGTATCCAGGGTAAAGCATATCGGGCATGGTATGAAAGCCGGCGAGATAGTGATAGACGGTTCGGCAGGCATGCATGTGGGATCAGAGATGATCGGGGGAAGCATTCTTGTGAAAGGGAATGCAGGATCATGGGCAGGTATGGAGATGAAAGGCGGGACCCTGCACATAACCGGAAATACAGGCGACCATGTAGGATGTGCCTACAGGGGAAGCTGGCGGGGAATGAACGGAGGTAAAATAATCATTGACGGAAGCGCAAAGAGCCAGCTCGGAGGCGGAATGAGCGGAGGAGAGATACATGTTGGCGGAAATGTTGAGAACTTTGCGGGGATACGAATGAATAGCGGTCTTATTGTGGTAAAAGGTGATGCGATCCGCGGCGCAGGTGCCCAGATGTCAGGAGGCACATTCGTTGTGTGCGGAAAAATCAGACAGTTTTCGCCAGGCTTTGATTATATGGGAACTGAGAAAAACCCAAAAATCGGTGAAACAGTACTATCAGGCGAATTTGGGAAGTTCACAGGCGACTTTGCGATAAGCAAGAACCCAAAAGGAATTCTGTTTACATCAGAAGAAGCCAATGAGGGGGTGGGAAAATGA
- a CDS encoding PAS domain-containing protein: MQNNDKSAAGKDEVEALVQKVREARGLDLSEYSRDKIRDVAQGRLKANKLTSYKEYMGLLDRQPDEYGQLFNALLINRYDFFFDPEALEVLKEEIIPRIIPDKRRDSSIRVWSATCAEGSEPYSIGIMLADKLGDSFYDYNIRIYATDLDGNEIVKARTGTYHMDRLKNIRKEDLNKYFIPENSGYLIRTDIRQRVIFSKQNLTVDAPFYNIDLIIYRYALVYYNLEQQNKLMEKMHFALNDNGYVVFGRYEITPRNSKLFKPVYGESGIYQKSTQPEAVIVPRIERREILEDLIIERAAREAKRELEAMDLYNRGIIQNLNFGLIVINTNNIVSHWNRSAGEIWLIKPENAIGKSLYELGINERIPGILQKIEETGRLRKITRFEDTEVTDFKGEKRLMDIVLTPLIDQTGEMRGVIITSIDTLGHVKCREDISKLNEEFKSIKEKLVATNKKLISATYDLLVKSHELESTKEELRSLNEELGATRDELMARSERFNSREQINKMILQNINQGLIELDENHTIKLWNPADENIWKIKRSGAVGKNIFNLNLGIEAKVLKQKIEGAGGKKKIHPEEKLQYTASSGEKRLLELTVIPLIDIEGKTGGALLLVQDITERRPGGMKNPITR, translated from the coding sequence ATGCAAAACAATGATAAGTCTGCCGCCGGGAAAGATGAGGTCGAAGCATTAGTGCAGAAGGTGCGGGAGGCGCGCGGACTGGACCTGAGTGAATACAGCAGGGACAAAATCAGGGATGTTGCGCAGGGAAGGCTCAAAGCGAACAAACTCACTTCTTACAAAGAATACATGGGACTGCTGGACAGGCAACCTGATGAATACGGACAGCTATTCAATGCGCTGCTTATAAACAGGTATGATTTCTTTTTCGATCCCGAAGCCCTGGAGGTACTCAAAGAGGAGATAATCCCGCGGATAATACCAGACAAGAGAAGAGACAGTTCTATCAGGGTGTGGAGCGCAACCTGTGCAGAAGGGTCTGAGCCTTATTCTATAGGGATAATGCTTGCTGATAAGCTGGGTGATTCATTCTATGATTACAACATAAGGATATATGCGACTGATTTAGACGGTAATGAGATTGTTAAAGCGCGAACAGGAACATACCACATGGACAGGCTTAAAAATATCAGGAAAGAAGACCTTAATAAATACTTTATCCCTGAAAACTCAGGCTATCTCATCCGCACTGATATACGGCAGAGAGTGATCTTCAGCAAGCAGAACCTGACAGTTGATGCGCCTTTTTATAACATTGACCTCATTATATACAGGTACGCGCTGGTTTACTATAACCTTGAACAGCAGAACAAGCTCATGGAAAAGATGCACTTTGCTCTGAATGATAATGGCTATGTAGTATTTGGAAGATACGAAATTACACCCCGGAACTCAAAGCTGTTCAAACCTGTGTACGGTGAGTCAGGGATTTACCAGAAATCAACTCAACCTGAAGCAGTCATAGTACCCAGGATAGAGAGGCGTGAGATACTGGAGGACCTGATCATCGAAAGGGCCGCCAGAGAAGCTAAAAGAGAGCTTGAAGCCATGGATCTTTACAATCGCGGTATCATCCAGAATCTCAACTTCGGTCTTATAGTTATTAATACCAATAACATTGTGTCCCACTGGAACCGCTCTGCCGGGGAGATATGGCTGATAAAGCCTGAGAACGCGATAGGCAAAAGTCTCTATGAACTCGGAATAAATGAGCGTATACCCGGCATCCTGCAGAAAATCGAGGAGACGGGACGACTCAGAAAAATCACCAGGTTTGAAGATACAGAGGTCACTGATTTTAAGGGTGAGAAGAGGCTCATGGATATAGTCCTTACTCCGCTGATAGACCAGACCGGAGAGATGCGAGGTGTGATAATAACAAGTATCGATACGCTCGGACATGTAAAGTGCAGGGAGGATATCAGTAAATTAAACGAGGAATTCAAATCGATAAAAGAAAAGCTCGTGGCCACTAATAAGAAACTTATATCTGCCACTTATGATCTTCTGGTTAAATCCCATGAGCTTGAATCAACGAAAGAGGAGTTAAGATCCCTTAATGAAGAACTGGGAGCCACAAGGGATGAGCTCATGGCCAGGAGCGAGCGTTTCAACTCAAGGGAACAAATCAATAAAATGATTTTGCAGAACATTAACCAGGGCCTTATCGAACTTGATGAAAACCATACGATCAAGTTATGGAACCCTGCTGATGAGAATATATGGAAAATAAAACGGTCTGGTGCGGTCGGAAAAAACATATTCAATCTGAATCTGGGCATCGAAGCCAAAGTATTGAAGCAAAAAATCGAGGGAGCAGGAGGAAAGAAAAAAATCCACCCTGAAGAGAAACTTCAATACACAGCGTCATCAGGCGAGAAAAGGCTCCTGGAACTGACCGTAATACCTCTTATTGATATCGAAGGTAAAACCGGGGGAGCTTTGCTGCTCGTGCAGGATATTACAGAGAGAAGACCGGGCGGGATGAAAAACCCGATAACAAGATGA